In Candidatus Baltobacteraceae bacterium, one genomic interval encodes:
- a CDS encoding efflux RND transporter periplasmic adaptor subunit, whose protein sequence is MNRTRNTLIVVGAIAAIVALAVFAGRHGHDSALPVKLQKIAYSAFTITLPEEGVVMNPTTVTVPTLVAGNLGQIYVKAGSRVSAGELLATIENPTLDYNAASSQADYTNAVANVSTARIDEQNARVQYLAQVDTTKSALDEARRVYEADAALLAQKAIARSQVDADKAKLDQAQVAYDQAVQQLRLGAVSGYGIDSVQAAQANAEKSKIINAQNQQQVAFTRIVAPMNGIVQTVAAQSSNPLRTMQPGDVVTAGEGLFTIAAENRFVVKAQVDEQDIINVHLGQTAKISGQDFPGHVILGHVVRIDPAAQKSTDASSTSMQVLTTISLDRSPSFLKDGMNADIDILTTDIPHAIAVPTEAIQKTGKMSFVYLVNDGVATKRTISTGRVGNGMTQVLSGLAPGDVIVAAKVPALAAGARVTPMPSPSSSP, encoded by the coding sequence ATGAATCGTACGCGCAACACGTTGATCGTCGTCGGAGCAATCGCCGCAATCGTCGCTCTCGCCGTCTTTGCCGGACGGCACGGCCACGACTCGGCACTTCCGGTCAAACTGCAGAAGATCGCCTATTCGGCATTCACCATAACGCTCCCCGAAGAAGGTGTCGTCATGAACCCGACGACGGTAACGGTGCCGACGCTGGTCGCCGGGAACCTCGGTCAGATTTATGTGAAGGCGGGAAGCCGCGTCAGCGCGGGCGAGTTGCTCGCGACGATCGAAAATCCGACGCTCGACTATAATGCGGCAAGTTCGCAGGCCGACTACACCAACGCGGTTGCGAACGTCTCGACCGCCCGTATCGACGAGCAGAACGCCCGCGTGCAGTATCTCGCACAGGTCGATACCACCAAGAGCGCGCTCGATGAAGCGCGCCGCGTGTACGAGGCGGACGCAGCGCTTCTCGCGCAAAAGGCGATCGCGCGCAGCCAGGTCGACGCCGACAAGGCTAAACTCGACCAAGCACAAGTCGCCTACGACCAGGCGGTGCAACAACTGCGGCTCGGCGCCGTCTCGGGATACGGTATCGACAGCGTTCAAGCGGCGCAAGCAAATGCCGAGAAGAGCAAGATCATCAACGCCCAGAACCAACAGCAGGTTGCGTTCACCCGCATCGTCGCCCCGATGAACGGTATCGTACAGACGGTGGCGGCGCAAAGCAGCAACCCGCTGCGCACGATGCAACCCGGCGACGTGGTAACAGCCGGAGAAGGCCTCTTCACGATCGCCGCCGAGAACCGCTTCGTCGTCAAGGCACAGGTCGACGAGCAGGACATCATCAACGTACATCTCGGGCAGACCGCGAAGATCAGCGGGCAAGACTTCCCCGGTCACGTCATACTCGGTCACGTGGTACGGATCGATCCGGCTGCGCAGAAGTCGACCGATGCTTCGAGCACCTCGATGCAAGTTCTGACCACGATCTCCCTCGACCGCTCGCCTTCGTTTCTCAAAGACGGCATGAACGCCGACATCGACATCCTCACGACCGATATCCCGCACGCCATCGCCGTCCCGACCGAGGCGATCCAAAAGACGGGCAAGATGTCGTTCGTCTACCTCGTGAACGACGGCGTCGCAACGAAGCGTACGATTTCGACCGGTCGCGTCGGCAACGGCATGACCCAGGTGCTCTCCGGGCTGGCACCCGGCGACGTCATCGTCGCCGCCAAGGTACCCGCTCTGGCCGCAGGCGCACGCGTCACACCGATGCCCTCCCCTTCCAGCTCACCCTGA
- a CDS encoding TolC family protein, giving the protein MLASLLAIAMTLPGAIAYALNHNPTVAQQYASVTAAQHALAQARANAFPTVNGELQNYAQKNSNYGGIYEIIGQQQQSVFSQNTAQIGTNYTLDTGGLSFLQLASARAQASQAEETLANTEDQVAANVTNAFYAVVQKQAIVSVDASDLNYQNVLVEAAKAKAQAGVAAGVDVLKAEVGQAKSASTLIGARADVADATEDLAQTIGAPLDQTFAFPQTIAQPNLPAQPVSTLENIALNERPDVRAADDAVLAAQDTRKGWNRELFPQIQIGAAFGNQFAPTLAGEVIGVTSTGALVTLPRGAPGFWTLSATSTFTLPLVDYGQRHAERVNDDAQITSAERALDQARTQVEIDVRQSYRSAQTALAQLSYARDESRLGTESARIAELQYQHGLIALADVIQTQQQSVTAQYDLVSARVNYVEAIVKLRVSLGTYTATSAVADL; this is encoded by the coding sequence TTGCTCGCTAGTCTCCTCGCGATCGCGATGACGCTTCCCGGCGCGATCGCGTACGCGCTCAACCACAACCCGACGGTGGCGCAGCAGTACGCGTCGGTGACGGCGGCGCAGCATGCGCTTGCTCAAGCGCGCGCCAACGCATTTCCTACCGTCAACGGCGAACTGCAGAATTACGCGCAGAAGAACTCGAATTACGGCGGTATCTACGAGATCATCGGCCAGCAGCAACAAAGTGTGTTCAGTCAAAATACCGCGCAGATCGGAACGAACTACACCCTCGATACCGGCGGCCTCTCGTTCCTGCAACTCGCGTCGGCGCGGGCACAGGCCTCACAAGCCGAAGAGACCCTCGCGAATACCGAAGACCAAGTCGCCGCCAACGTGACGAACGCGTTCTACGCAGTCGTGCAGAAACAAGCGATCGTATCGGTTGACGCGTCCGACTTGAACTATCAAAACGTCCTCGTCGAAGCCGCGAAGGCCAAAGCGCAGGCGGGCGTCGCAGCCGGCGTCGACGTTCTCAAGGCCGAGGTCGGACAGGCGAAGAGCGCCTCGACGTTGATCGGCGCACGCGCCGACGTGGCGGATGCGACCGAAGACCTGGCGCAAACGATCGGCGCACCGCTCGATCAAACCTTCGCGTTTCCGCAAACGATCGCGCAGCCGAATCTTCCGGCGCAGCCGGTGAGCACACTCGAAAACATCGCGCTGAACGAGCGTCCCGACGTCAGGGCCGCCGACGACGCGGTCCTTGCCGCGCAGGACACGCGCAAGGGATGGAACCGCGAACTCTTTCCGCAGATCCAGATCGGCGCCGCATTCGGCAATCAATTCGCTCCGACGCTGGCGGGCGAAGTGATCGGAGTTACCAGCACCGGGGCACTGGTGACGCTCCCGCGCGGCGCGCCGGGATTCTGGACGCTCTCGGCGACCTCGACGTTTACGTTGCCGCTGGTCGATTACGGACAGCGCCACGCGGAACGCGTCAACGACGACGCACAGATAACCTCGGCGGAGCGTGCGCTCGACCAGGCGCGCACGCAGGTTGAAATCGACGTCCGCCAGAGCTATCGATCGGCGCAAACGGCGCTTGCCCAGCTGAGCTATGCGCGCGACGAGTCACGGCTCGGGACGGAGTCGGCCCGCATCGCCGAACTGCAATACCAGCACGGCCTCATCGCCCTCGCGGACGTCATTCAAACCCAGCAGCAATCGGTCACGGCGCAATACGACTTGGTCAGCGCCCGGGTCAATTACGTCGAGGCCATCGTCAAGCTGCGCGTCTCGCTCGGTACGTATACGGCGACGAGCGCGGTCGCCGACCTTTAG
- a CDS encoding ribonuclease J → MNPDTLIVPAPPGEPYTRVVPLGGCGEIGRNMTVIETNDDLVVVDCGLMFPDEEMYGVDIVISDFTYVRERAHKLRAVLVTHGHEDHIGGLPYFIKEFPHVPIVGTALTIALIKAKSREHKFGEIEFVTVEPGARVRHGSIETEFIHINHSVSGACSLALRTPVGTIFHTGDFKFDQTPIDGRPADFARIARVGEEGVLCMLSDSTNAERPGHTLSERIVGEAFTAIFQRAKGRIVIASFASNVPRIQQAVDHAVRFDRKIAFLGRSMQNVVHFSSELGYLRIPPDTAIKIEDVDNFPPERIAVMTTGSQGEPMSGLARMSVRDHKRFRIVPGDTVVVSATPIPGNERSVYRTINNLSKLGATVIHGTDGRSHVSGHGSQEELLLMLNLVRPEFFIPVHGEYRMLMQHGKLAVQTGVEAGNVFVSEDGDVLEFTREYGDKIGKTYGGNVLVDGSGIGDVGEAVLRDRKALSNDGIVIVVVAIDAEEAHVIGEPDLISKGVFYLPESDGVLDQLRAELRSAIAEVSVDALRDVNTMKEHIRSTLTRAIHARTKRRPVVIPVVMEV, encoded by the coding sequence TTGAATCCTGACACGTTGATCGTGCCCGCCCCGCCCGGCGAGCCCTACACCCGGGTCGTTCCGCTCGGCGGCTGCGGCGAGATCGGCCGCAACATGACCGTGATCGAGACCAATGACGACTTGGTGGTGGTCGATTGCGGATTGATGTTCCCCGACGAGGAGATGTACGGCGTCGACATCGTGATCAGCGACTTCACCTACGTGCGCGAGCGCGCGCACAAGCTGCGCGCCGTGCTGGTGACGCACGGTCACGAAGATCACATCGGCGGTCTGCCCTACTTCATCAAGGAATTTCCGCACGTTCCGATCGTCGGCACGGCGCTCACCATCGCCCTCATCAAGGCCAAGTCGCGCGAGCACAAATTCGGCGAGATCGAATTCGTAACCGTCGAACCCGGCGCGCGCGTGCGGCACGGTTCGATCGAAACCGAATTCATCCACATCAATCATTCGGTTTCCGGGGCGTGCTCGCTCGCGCTGCGTACGCCGGTCGGCACGATCTTTCACACCGGAGATTTCAAGTTCGATCAAACGCCGATCGATGGCCGGCCCGCCGATTTTGCGCGCATCGCGCGCGTCGGAGAGGAGGGCGTCTTGTGCATGCTTTCCGATTCGACCAACGCCGAGCGGCCCGGCCACACGCTCTCCGAGCGGATCGTGGGCGAAGCGTTCACGGCGATCTTCCAGCGCGCGAAGGGCCGCATCGTCATCGCGTCCTTCGCATCGAACGTCCCGCGTATCCAGCAGGCCGTCGACCACGCCGTGCGCTTCGACCGCAAGATCGCCTTCCTCGGGCGTTCGATGCAGAACGTCGTGCACTTCTCGAGCGAACTGGGCTACCTGCGGATCCCGCCCGACACGGCAATCAAAATCGAGGACGTCGATAATTTTCCGCCCGAGCGCATCGCGGTGATGACGACCGGCTCGCAGGGCGAGCCGATGAGCGGGCTCGCGCGGATGTCGGTGCGCGATCACAAACGCTTTCGTATCGTCCCCGGCGACACGGTCGTGGTAAGCGCGACCCCGATTCCGGGAAACGAGCGCAGCGTCTACCGGACGATCAACAACCTCTCGAAGCTCGGCGCAACCGTGATTCACGGTACCGACGGGCGATCGCACGTCTCCGGACACGGCTCGCAAGAAGAGCTCTTGCTGATGCTCAATCTCGTTCGGCCGGAATTCTTCATCCCGGTGCATGGCGAATACCGCATGCTCATGCAGCACGGGAAGCTGGCGGTGCAGACCGGTGTCGAAGCCGGTAATGTCTTCGTCTCCGAGGACGGCGACGTGCTCGAGTTCACCCGTGAATACGGCGATAAGATCGGCAAGACGTACGGCGGCAACGTGTTGGTCGACGGGTCGGGCATCGGCGACGTCGGTGAAGCGGTGTTGCGCGATCGCAAAGCACTTTCGAACGACGGCATCGTGATTGTGGTCGTTGCTATCGACGCCGAGGAAGCGCACGTCATCGGCGAACCGGATCTCATCTCGAAGGGCGTCTTCTACTTGCCCGAATCCGATGGGGTTCTCGATCAACTGCGCGCCGAGTTGCGCAGCGCGATCGCGGAAGTCTCCGTCGATGCCCTCCGCGACGTCAACACGATGAAGGAACACATTCGCAGCACGCTCACCCGCGCGATCCACGCGCGCACGAAGCGCCGCCCGGTCGTCATCCCGGTGGTGATGGAGGTCTAG
- a CDS encoding DMT family transporter, translated as MSLLAAFTYGAADFLGGLATRRTPMIAVVVISQAFGFVLLLAVLPFTPAHVVPSDYLFGVLAGIFGALGIALLYHALSVGKMGVVSPVTAVIAPILPLVVGIVRGEHLTPAQILGLLFALVAIVLISLSTENSGEREIVTAGVREAVVAGFAFGAFFILLSYTHPAAGLHNLVGARIASIALLIAAGLITRTSFVPTRGDWPLILGAGTLDMSANVLYVLATFHSYLAIAAVLTSLYPASTVFLARFVLDERLSGTQKTGVAVALAGVLLISIR; from the coding sequence CTGAGCCTGCTCGCGGCGTTCACCTATGGCGCCGCGGATTTTTTGGGCGGTCTTGCGACCCGCCGCACGCCGATGATCGCGGTCGTGGTCATTTCGCAGGCGTTCGGTTTCGTGTTGCTGCTGGCCGTGCTGCCGTTCACGCCGGCGCACGTCGTGCCGAGCGATTATCTCTTCGGCGTGCTGGCCGGCATCTTCGGAGCGCTCGGGATCGCGCTGCTCTATCACGCGCTCTCAGTCGGAAAGATGGGGGTCGTTTCACCGGTCACGGCGGTTATCGCACCGATATTGCCGCTCGTCGTGGGGATCGTTCGCGGCGAGCATCTGACGCCTGCTCAGATTCTCGGCTTGCTCTTCGCGCTCGTCGCGATCGTGCTGATCTCGCTTTCGACCGAAAATTCGGGCGAACGCGAGATCGTCACCGCCGGCGTGCGTGAAGCGGTCGTGGCCGGCTTTGCCTTCGGCGCCTTCTTCATTCTGCTTTCCTACACGCACCCGGCGGCAGGCTTGCACAATTTGGTCGGCGCGCGCATCGCCTCGATTGCGTTGTTGATCGCCGCGGGATTGATCACGCGGACGAGCTTCGTACCCACGCGCGGCGACTGGCCGCTAATTCTCGGGGCGGGGACACTCGATATGAGCGCCAACGTTCTCTACGTCCTGGCGACCTTCCACAGCTATCTTGCGATCGCCGCCGTGCTCACCTCGCTGTATCCGGCGAGCACCGTGTTCCTCGCGCGCTTCGTGCTCGACGAACGCCTGTCAGGGACGCAAAAAACCGGCGTCGCGGTGGCGCTCGCCGGTGTCCTGCTGATCTCGATACGGTAA